TACTGCGTGCTGTCCTCAGCCACTCCCGAGGGACGCTCTGAGCAGCAGTCAGCCCCAGCACTTCCTCCTAGTGTTCAGCTTCTCCTCACGGGGCAGGAACTGGACCTTGGCCTGTGGGTGGTGACAGTCAGGGGGTGTCAGCTTCATGTGCCATGTCCCCAGTGTGCAGCCCACCCCCATGCAGCATGCCCCCTGCTGCCCCCTAACTAGCCCCTTTCCTGGGAAGCCCCGTCCAGGTACCACCTCCACCCCCTGCATGCACTTCAGTGGCGGGGGTGCCAGGGCTGCTGCTCGGCAGATGGGCAGGGGGGAGGCTGTCGTGGGATTCCTCCCTGGGATGTTGACTTGCCTGCAGGTGTGTCTGTTTTcctggggttgggtgggggcgGGCAGGACTGACGTCCTCACTGGTTGCAGTGATGCGGACCCAGGGCAGCCTGCGACTGATCCTCAACACCAAGCTGTGGGCCCAGATGCAGATGGACAAGGCCAGCGAGAAGAGCATCCGAATCACGGCCATGGACACTGAGGACCAGGGCGTGAAGGTCTTCCTGATCTCGGTGAGCAGCCCCGGGTAGAGGCCAGGCGGCTGCCAGACACAAGCAGCCAGCTCCACGTCCAGCACTGGGTGCCCTGCACGGGGGCCTGGCCAGGGAGAGCGGGAGGCCTCCAGGGTCGGGAGGGCTGGCCTGGTTGTGGGCTCTGTGACCCCTTGGGAGGACAAGCCCTGCGCCCGCCGGAGCTTCTGTTTCCTGCCCTTGAGTTTGTTGAGGAGGGAGGTCAGGCTCCCCACTCCGAGTCCTGGAGTTGACTGAGGAGGggtctcccctctgcccccaggccAGCTCCAAGGACACAGGCCAGCTGTACGCGGCCCTGCACCACCGCATCCTGGCCCTGCGTAGTCGCGTGGAGCAGGAGCAGGAGGCCAAGGCACCGGCCCCTGAACCTGGGACCGCCCCATCCAACGAGGACGACAGTGATGACGACGATGTGCTGACCCCGTCGGGGGCCCCCACAGGCGGTGAGTCGGGTGGCCCAGGGTGGCCCGGGGTGGGGGCTCTGTCCCAGGCAAGGACCTGACGGCAAGGCCACCGCTTCCCACAGGCGCCGGCGATGAAGGCGATGGGCAGACAGCCGGGAGCACATAGCGCCAGGAGCCAGCCGCCGCGAGCCTGCTGCTTTGTCCGTCTGTCTGcccgcccgcccctcccccgGCAGCATCGAGGCACGGGGCTCGGGAACCACACTCCCCGCTGGGTTGGCCACAGTCTGGATCCGCACGTCCCGTTCAGAAGCAGACTCGGGAACTGCCTGAATGTGGTTTGGGACACGAACCTCATCATATTGATGAGCAAAACGAAAAAGAACAtttcttccctccccaccttGAATTGAAATGGCACATTAAGACTTGTCACGGCTTCTCACTGGGACTGGGACACCTCGTTTCTTCACCCTGCCCTCCGTGCCGCCGGCTTCCCTGCCGCCTGCCCAGGCCGCTGGGCCGTCTCACAGTGTAACACTGGGCCTGCTGGACCGTCTGTTACCACCATCTTTACCTCCCGCCCCCATGTTCTGACTTGGGGgttttatttttagatctttTCTCCCCCCAAGGCTTTGTGTTGGTTTCCTAGGTCGAGCAAGGCACTTCTGTGTGTTGAGCAGGCGTGGCTGCGTTGTGGGCTGCACCCTGGCTCCCCCTGTGACCCCAGTCCCCATGCTGAGGGCGCTCAGGACTGCTCGAGAGCCAGCCCCATGGGTTCCCCACCTGGGATTCCTCCAGGCTGAGTCATGGGGTGTGGACAGGTTGGGCCCTGGGCCTAGAGAGCTTGTCTAGAAAAGGGTCACTGGATGTTGTGGGGGGCGCTCCATCCTCCTGTCTGTGCCCGTGACGTGGGTCACGCAGCCTCGGGTACGTGGGTACAAGCCTGTTTCCTGCTCTTGGCCGTTCTTCCCTCTCCAGGCCCTGGACGGCTCTGCCCCCAGCACTGTTGAGGGCTGGGGGCTTCTGAGAGGGGAACCCTGGTGGGGCTTCGAGGAGGGGGCAGCAAGCAGAGCAGTTTCAGACAGCAGGCAGAACCCGTGCTCGCAGCACACACAGGAGCGCGCCCTCTGCTTGCCCCACCCCGGAGCGTGGCCAAGAGCAGCGGGGTGCTGCCTCCCCCCACATCAGAGCTCCAGGGGTTCACAAGAACCCTCCCGCCCGCCCTGACAGGCTGAGGAGGGGGCCGTCTGAGCCACGCCACCCGCACCCCAGGGTGGCCCTGCAGCCGCGCCTGAGCCACGGGACATCACCAAAGGCCCCCCAGCAGATCCGGTCACACTTCTCTGCTTTAAGCCTTAGTCAACTAGTGACAAGTAAAACCAGATAATGCCCACGTGTTTTGGAACATTTATGTAAGATTGTCATATGAAATGTATTTGGGAACTACATTAAAACTTTTAACTAAAACGCTGGCCTCCTGCGTGCCCCAGGGGCCTCAGGAAGCTGGACGACCTGACCAGGAAGCAGCCTGGCCTGCCCACAGGGTGGTGGCCTCTGCACACCTGGGCAGATGACCCAGAACGGCTGCCTTCCGAGATTCACAGCGGCCGGCTTCACACAAGAGCTGTCTGCTTCCCCGTCAGGTGCGGCTTGGCTTCCCGGGGACCCACAGGGAGGGGTAGGGGTGCTGGCAGGCAGGGTTCACTGAGCAGGGATGGGAGGAGGTTTAGGATCAGCATGATGTGGACAAGGGGCCTTTCCCCCTGGAGTCCTGAGCCAGTGACCCATCAGGGGAATCGGTGGCCAAGCAGTACACCCGGAGACCTGGTCCAGCCGGTTCTGTGGCCTCGGTCTGGCTACACTCCTACCCACCCCTACTCCAGGGCTGCTCAGCTCCAAGCCCAGATGAGAGGGGCCCTGGCTCCAGGGTGCCGGCTGCATGGGGGTACACGGCTCACAGCCGCCAGGCGCTGGTCATCATGGCCACAAACTCCTCATCTGTATCCATGGAGGCGCTCACACCACTGTAGTAGTCCTGGAACTCAGCCAGCGTGACCTGGGGGCAGACAGGTGGTCAGGGGGGGTCTGGAGGTGTGGGCGAGGGACCGGGGTATGCATGCACCCACCTGCCCGTCCTTCTCGGAGGAGTCGAAGTTGTCCAGGAAGTGGCGGAGCACCTGCTCTTCAGTCCACTCCCCGCTCCGCACCTTTGGGTGAGTGCGGCCGCTGTATACCCCCCGGAGATCATCCACAGTCACCACGCCATCACCACTGCGGTCCAGCTTGGCAAACGCAGCTGTGACGACCGCCTCCCGGGCCTGGGAcatggggggctggggagggtgtggtggTGACTGGGGGGTACGAAGCGCAGAGGCTCCCATTGGTCTCCACGCTGACACAGACAAGCCCGGGAGAGTGCGGCACCCCAGTGGGAGGAAGGGACACTGCTGCACCCCTTGCTCACCCGCAGCGCTCGCAGGAACTCCTCCAGGTCCAACGTCCCGCTGCCGTCGCGGTCCCAGCGCCTGCACACGCCCTCcatctcagctgtgtccagcacCAGCCCCAGCTCAGCCAGGCCCCGCTGGAGCTCCCTCACATCCAGGGAGCAGCTCCCATCCTGGTCCAGGCGGCGAAAAAAtctggggggcaggggtgtggggtTTGAAAAGATCCATGGGACTGGGGGTCGGGGAGATGTGAGAGGTAAGCTCACCTGGCCACACCCTGGATGCCCGAGGCCCCTCGGGACAGGCACTGGGCTCGGAGCTTCTCCATGGTGGTGTCCACAGCATCCATGCTGGCTCCGGGCTCTCTGGGTGGCTGGACAGGCTAGAGATCTGGGGCTCCTGCTCAGCCACCAGGCTACAGACTGGCTGCCTTGATCTGTCCTGGAGTCCAGGTGGCtgctctgcctgcctcctgcccGTTCTGCCCAGGGCTGGCAGTGCGTCCTGCTAGGCAGGGCTGTTGCTAGGGGACAGGGCTCTGGAGACCGGGAGGGGCCCCCGCTGTAACTCTCTCTGTGCCAGGGCCGTGTGGCCACAAGCACAGCCCTGCGGGGGCATATGAAAGGCCAAGGAGGACAGCCCAGCACTGTTGCTGTCAGCACTGCCCAACCACCGTCCCGCCTGCTCTCTCCTAGCCCTGGGAGAGAGCCAGACCCAGGttaggaggagggtggagggagttggggaggggcGCTTCGTTCCCAGCCCTTGAGGGACCAGTGTCCCAGATGAGGGGAGGCCAGGCCCAATTCCTATGCGAaccctcccctctctgggcttcagcccCCAGCCCCTTTCCACAGggctgcagctgaagctgctaAGGAATTCAAGTTTAAAGACTCAAGATGGCCCAGGCCCACATCCAACAGGAGCTGCTCAGACCAGTGCTGGCTGAGCCAGTCCTGTAAACATCAATGTTGAGTTGGACGAAGCAATTCTCAGTAGTTAATTATGGCCAGTCGTGGTATTTTTGTCAACATGGGTCTTTTGGGGGTTGGTTTCCAGTTCTCAGACATCACTTGGTGGGCTTGCTCATGACAAGCCGCTTATCTGGCCAGAGAAGGACCCCTGGCCCCCTGACTTCCATAATCCAAGAGGAACCAAGACCACCGGCAGAGAAGGCCTGCCATCAGACTGGACATCTGGCCAACTGAGCCTCATATCAGCAGGCTAAGATCGAAGATGATAATGGATTTTCCAGGACTTAAAATGCAGGCCCCTGTTTGGGGAACCCCTGCCCACCCACAGAGACCCAGAGATCATCAGAAGCTTTTCAAAGCTTGGGAGTTGCACACAGCACAATGGTATTGTCAGAAGTTGCTGCTCCCAACTGAAGCCAAACCGTGGATCACAAGCAACCTGTCACTGTGATTCACACCACAGTGGATGCACCACCATCGACTGTTAGGAGAAACTGCAGTGACATCCTGCTGCAGACGTTCTCGTGACTCGCTGCAGTCCAACATTCTCTGTGTAGGCACAAAAAATAGCTCCATTGTGTGCTTTCATGAGGATTAGAAATGTCAGGGgtttttttctataaagaaatgtaaaatgtaatCACAATTATTGTAGCTCTGGGCATCTCTGCATCTTTGAATCAGAatctcaacaataaaaaattggGGGGACTttggttggtccagtggttaagaatctgccttccagtgcaggggacacaggttcagtccctagttggggaactaagatcccacatgctatggggcaactaagcttctGTGTCACCacaaagaacccacatgccacgactaagacctgacacagccaaataaatggttttttttttaattaactttacttaaataaaattgaaaatggcGAGGGCCCTCCAAACCCAGAGGCCCTttcactttacctctctgaggcTCACTTTGCATAGCTATAAAATGGGGCAATGCCTGTGTGCATAGGTGGCTTAAGAGACAGAACTGTATGTACAGAGTGCTTGGCACAAGCTCCCACCCAGTGGGGCCCCACCCTGGACCCAGGAGCAGCACAGCAGCCACCTCTCCAGCCCCCACAGtaggaagaaaggaggaggggCCAATGGTGCCATGAAATCATTTGGTTTATTCTTGGGCGTAGACAGGCCCTAGCCTGCCTTCCCCTTGTACAAACAGCACCCCCCTTATTCGTCCAGAGGAGAAAATGGGGCCATTGTTACCACACTGAGGGGTCGCTGTGCGACGCCAGGAGGCACCCTCCCAGGGCGGAGGACGGATGCTGAGCTTTCTGGGCTGAAAGGGGCTATGCCCCGCAGTGGTTCCTGGGGTGGGgattccctgagtcaggaggcaGGAAACGGCTGCCATAGTCCCAGGCCAGGCACTTGGGCTGGGCAGAGAAAGGCACAGGGCTCCCTGTTCTGATAAAAAAGCAAAGTGCCTCAAATATCTCAGGCCAACAAGGGCAGCATACAAATAAGGAGTGAAAAAATAGATTCTCTGGGGATTAGAAAAAGGAGCCAGCTGGTGCTACGAAAGGAAAGCTGGTGGGGACCTCACGAGATGTGCTGGGTCCCAGGAACCTGCCCTCATGCAGCTTCCACTCCAATGGTAAAAATTTACATACAGGAAGTAAAATGGGGCAATGGGGGGAGGTGGAATGGGGAAGAATGACTTCTGATAAGGCAGTCATGGAAGCCCTCTCAGAGGAGGTGACGTTTGAGCAAAGACCTGAGTGAGCAGGGGCCAGTCATGTGGCATCTGGGGGAagagcattctaggcagaggaaacagccaaTGTAAAGACCCCGAGGCAGGATGCTATCAAGCGAAGGTTATGGGATGCCTGAGTCTGCCTGGGCAGTGAAGCCTGGTTGCCAGCATATCGGCACATCCCACCTGCACACTTCTTCCTGGGTTGAGAGGAGGATAGAATTAGGGGggaaatatatataagtataaccAATGCAAAACAGCCTGAGGCTTGAGGTTCACAATTCTGGACTGAGATGAATAAGGCTTTAGGATGAAGAATGCTTCCGGAGGAACAAAAACCGGGGCAGgggagaaaagagggagagactCAAATCACATGGCACTTGATGCCATCCACCTCCACCAGAAAAAGAGAGGTCTCTAACTCAGATGTTTCAGGGGCCAGACATCCGGCCTTGAGAGATGAGGGGGTGAATGGAAACTTGCCCTTGCTAAAGAGGGTGTCCTGGCCTCAGATGTAGACGTACAGCCCAGCCCGAAGCCAGAAATCCAGATTCGTGTGTAAGCGTGACCAGTTCTCCAACAAGGGTGATTGAttcaaagttttgctttttaaaagaaaaaaagagaaaaactggcTGAGTTCATCTGCATTTGGCCTGCAGGCCACCCATATGAAACCTATGCTTTTTTAACAGGTTCTGACGATGAGGATAATGGCTCTTCCAAGGGGTCCTCTCTGGGATATGTTAACCCTAAGGATACCCAGGCAGTAGAAGAAGTCCCCACTGGAGTCCTCTTTCTCCATTCCGGAACCTGCTCTCTGGGACTCACACAGTGGTCCCAAACACTACGGGCTCAAGCTGGTCGctgccctcttcctccccagTACTGTTGGCAAGGGGTGAGCTGGGCCCACCAGGGAGTAAGTCACTGGCCGGCAGGGGCCCCAGGCGCTCGGCCTCAGCCAGGGTAGCCAGCAGCCCAGCCAGGGGCGGCCGGCGGCGGCAGAGATCCTGCAGCAGCTCAGCCCGGGGCTGCAACTGCCCGATGAGCTTGTCCCTCTGGCGCACGGCAGCCTGCAGACTCTGAACAGCAGCCTCGGAGGTCAGCAGCTGCTCCCGGAGGGCGGCAATCTCACTGACAGGAAGGCAAGACGGAACCATTATGGTACCCGGCCACCAGAGGTTCTCTTCCCTCTGCTCCCAACCTCCATCCCCAGATGCATAGATTGAATCCCTACGCCGTGATAGTATTTGGAGAAGGGGGCCTTGAGAGGTACGGAAAGTTTACATGGTGTAATGAAAGGTTTCCTTTTAAGAAGAGATACCAAAGAGCTTGCTTGCTCGCtcgctctctccctctctctctctctctctctgtctctatgctttgtgaagacacagtgagaagatgaCTGTTGGCAAGCTCGGAAGAGGACGCTCACCAGAACTGAATCATtgccttgattttgaacttcccggcctccagaactgtgaggaatcaTTTGATGTTGTTTAAAACACCCAGTGTGTGGTATTCTGTAATGGCAACCTCAGCAGACTAACACACTCCCTCATTCACACCCTAGCAGTTCCCTTGTCCCCTTCCCTCTTTGCCTATTTGCTGTTCAGCTTAGATGACTCCTCCCCCAAGAAGCCTTCCCTCTGGGCCCTCCTAGAACCGTGTTGCCCTCCATCATACACAAGAATACTGTGAGTAggttgaatactggagtgggttgccacttccttctccagccatcatacacacacatcccAATCACCCTGTGTTGTAACTGCCTGACCGTGTGCTTGAGGGCAGGGCTGAACAGGTCTTACTGATGTGCCCTAATgaccagcacagggcctggcacatggtagagtGCTCAGTAAAGATGAAGTAACAAGTCCAACCAGCTCTGAATTGTTTCCCACCAGGTCCTCAGAAACACTTTCTTCCCTGGGCCCTTGTCTCATCCCTTTGAATCCTCAGCTAGAAAGACTATTCAAAACTGCTGATATAATCCCATCCTCCCAAGAACCTGCCATGGCTCCAATACCTACATCAGGCTGCTGGTGGTCCCTGTACCACTCAGGACCAGCCAGTTTTGCCTAGTGGTAAAATGGACCCTGTTAAGTTGGATAGCCACACCCAAGTGACATCTCTCAACTTTATATAGTGATAATTCaagtatttttgtgtttgtttttccagtCCCACCAGTAGTCCAGCTCTACGTGAATGCCCACGTCTCCCCTACCAGTATTCCTTTCCTATCTCGGATCTGCCTCTGCCCAACTCCTCCGAGAAGTCCACCTGCCGGGTCCCAAGATTCACCGGTCTTTGGCGCGTCCCAGCTCGTCTAAAGCGGCGCTCAATTGCTGGTCGTGGCGGGCCAGGCGCTCGGCCTGGGCGCGCACCATGCACTCGGCTGCCTCCAGCCGCGCCTCCAGTTCCGCCGCGCGCCGGTGAACGGCAGCCAGGTGTGCGTTAGCCTCGCGGATTTGCAGGGGCGGCGGCGCTGACATGGCCCCTGCAGAGGACCAGGCCTGGACACGCCCATGGGCGGCCCGGAACCGGCCCTGGACACGCCCCCGGAGGGCCACACCTCCGAGGGTCCCGTCAAGACTTCGGCGTGATTGGCCGGGTTCACCGCCAGGCTCCGCCCTCCAGGGCTGGGTCTAGTACTCAAACCCGAACGCCCCCACTGGTTCCGGCAACTGGAGACTCCTCCCCTGAGCCCCGACTAACTCCAAGATTGGCCAAGGTCTTAACAAACCCCGGGCCCAGGTTGGCCTTGTCCTCCGGTGGCCAGCTCAGGCTCTGGCAACAGGATTGGTCATTCTCTCGAGGCAGGCCCCGCCCTCAGAATCTAAAGCGCCAAATTGGTCGGGCCCCACAAGTCTGACCACGCCCCTGGAACCCGTTACGCTTCTATCATTGGCCGTTCACGCCCCTTAGGCAATTGTACAGCTCTTGATTGGTCCAGTCCCCTTCAGGTTATGTTTGGGATTCTGGACGCACACCCAGTGGATGATCATTCTTCATCCCGCCCAGGGGTTGGACTACAAACCGGGCCCAGACCCCGTCCTGCTAAGAATCCAAGCACTGGGAGTGGACACTTTCTCTTTAAGCCCCTGAGCCtgagtcattggaaggactgacgccgaagctgacgctccaatatttggctacctgatgcgaagaacagactcattggaaaagaccctgatgctgggaaagatagggGGGTAGGAGAAgaggggggcgacagaggacatgaatctgaacaaactccgggagatagtggaggacagggtagcctggcgtgctacagtccatggggtggcaaaaggtCGGACACAAGTTAGCTGCTGAACAGTAATCCTGTGCCTGACCACGCCCCCAAATAGTAGCaggcagttgctgctgctgctgctgctgctaagtcgcttcagtcgtgtccgaccctgtgcgaccccatagacggcagcccaccaggctcccctgtccctgggactctccaggcaagaacactggagtgggttgccatttccttctccaatgcatgaaagtgaaaagtgaaagtgaagtcgctcagtcgtgtccgaccctcagcgaccccataggctgcagcctaccaggctcctccgtccatgggattttccaggcaagagtactggagtggggtgccattgccttctccagccttctcCGTTAACTAGGCTTAAAACTGGCCATTGGGCGTGACCACACCTCCCCACAGATACTGGCGCTGGGAGTGGCCACATCCCTCCGTGTTCCCGCCCCATAATGACGTCTCGCTCCAGTAGAGTTTGGCTCCGCGGTCTCCTCTCTGCCTTGTGGATAGGCTTAGTACCTTTGATAGTACCGCCCCTAGTTAGGTCCTACGTCTCGGGGTTCACACTATTCTTGACCCAGGATCTTCTGACCTGAAATAACGACAACTGCTTTCACTGATCCTGGTCAGTTTCCCCCTTCAGAAATCGGCCAGTGGTGCACGTGTTCTTCCTTTACTCCCATCCCGACTCCAAGACTTGAGCGCAACCCGTGTTCACGTACGCGGCGCTCAATAAAGTTGCTCACTTGTTGCTGTCCCGCCCGCGCTAGAGGCTGCGCGCGCCGCCCAGGAAGTCTCGCGAGAGTCAGCGGCGTCCGTCCTTGGCCGCAGGAGCAGCCGGGTGGTAAGGTGCAGGACCAAGGCTGTGCTGTCATGGCTAAGACGGTTCTTCGCCAGTACTGGGACATCCCCGAAGGCACCGAATGCCACCGCAAGACCTACGCCACCACCAGTATCGGTGGTGCAACTGGTGAGCACCGGCCGAGTCCCCAGGTTATAGGGCGCAGGGAGGCCGTCAGATCACTGGGGACTGCCCGAGGGCTTTCTGCAGGGGCTGCGGACCTCACGCGGTGGCAGTAGTCGTCGTCGGGGCATGTAGGGTGGCCTTGGGACGCTGGCGGGGCTGTCGTACTAGATAGACTTTGTGGGATTGTCGGACTAACGCAGAGGGAGCAGAGAGATAACAGGGTCCGAGAGGGTCCCATGAGGGCTGAGAATCTCGCGGAGTGGGTACATGGTCTTCTTTGGAGTGTCTGAGCCGGCCATGGGGACCCCTGGTGTGAGATAGACGTTGCGAGGAGAGGCGGGGGAGCTAGCAGGGTTCCTGGGCCCTGGGAGGTTGTGATACCTGTGACAAGCTGATCACTGGGGTAGTCAAAATCCCTGGGTGCTGGGTGTTTGTGGCGTCTGCTTGAATGGAGTGTGGAGGAGCTTGTTGGAGGGTGTTTGAGGGGTTGCAGGTGGAAACCTTTGACAGAGGCATTATGTCCTGTGGTCATGGAGAGACTCGGATTTGGGGGGCGGTCACTGATTTCCAGGAGCCCTGCAAGGAGGCCTGTGGGTCTTCCCacacatgctcctctgtcctcccacaCCTCCTCCCTTCTTCCATCCCTGCCTCCGCTCAGCACTCTACAGCGAGAATTCACACTTGAGTTCTCTGGGATGGTGAGCCCCTTTGAAGGCAGGGGACCAGGCTCTAACCCAGCCCAGCACATTGTGAGCACACAGGAACTGGGTGATGGAATGAGCGAGGGAAGGAAGGCAAGGTAGTAactaggaatgaatgaatgactttacaaatgagtgaatgaaggtACAGTgacagtgagtgaatgaatgtgagaattgaatgaatgaatgtgcattcattcattcatgtgaaGTGTCTGGAAGTCACTTCAGAAGACTGATGGGAAGCCAGGAGCTGGCATAGGGGCTGAGGAGGGGGTCTTTTGAGGGGGTGACAGGAACCTGTGGAAGGGGCCAAGTCAGTGGAGACCCTCGAGTGCtgagggggtgggtggtggtggctATAGTGTCTGAGGAGTTAAGTGGGCCGGGGGAGCTGGCTGGCATGTCATCTACTAAATGATTGTTATTGGGGGGACGGACACTCC
The nucleotide sequence above comes from Bos indicus isolate NIAB-ARS_2022 breed Sahiwal x Tharparkar chromosome 7, NIAB-ARS_B.indTharparkar_mat_pri_1.0, whole genome shotgun sequence. Encoded proteins:
- the CAPS gene encoding calcyphosin, yielding MDAVDTTMEKLRAQCLSRGASGIQGVARFFRRLDQDGSCSLDVRELQRGLAELGLVLDTAEMEGVCRRWDRDGSGTLDLEEFLRALRPPMSQAREAVVTAAFAKLDRSGDGVVTVDDLRGVYSGRTHPKVRSGEWTEEQVLRHFLDNFDSSEKDGQVTLAEFQDYYSGVSASMDTDEEFVAMMTSAWRL
- the VMAC gene encoding vimentin-type intermediate filament-associated coiled-coil protein, producing MSAPPPLQIREANAHLAAVHRRAAELEARLEAAECMVRAQAERLARHDQQLSAALDELGRAKDREIAALREQLLTSEAAVQSLQAAVRQRDKLIGQLQPRAELLQDLCRRRPPLAGLLATLAEAERLGPLPASDLLPGGPSSPLANSTGEEEGSDQLEPVVFGTTV